In Brassica napus cultivar Da-Ae chromosome A3, Da-Ae, whole genome shotgun sequence, the sequence CATAAGACAGATCAACCAATGAGTATGGCAATATGGCAATGAGTTTGAATGAAAGACAAAAAAACTCACATTATAATGTTCAACAAGTTCCCGTAGCTCATCCTTTCGGCTACTTACTTTTTTCCCTGCAGCACATAGGTTTCATAATAATAAGAACAGAAAAAACCCCTTTGAGGAAAGAGAAGGGCTAAAGCGAATAAACCTTCATGATCCTTGAGAATGGTAGAACTAGCAGACTCGGTTATCCTACGCTCGATAATTATAACGTCACCATATACTTCAGGCTTAAAAGCATCTTCTCCTTGGTTTTTCATTTCAACATGAACAACCGCATAGCTGCAACGAGTTCCAATTGAAAAAAAGTTTCAGTCACTCTTACCACTAAGTTCCCAAGTGTTTGCAGCATAACAAACCTGCATCCAGTTTTAATGAAATCCTTCAAAGTGGAAGCGCGTTGAGTCCCTTTCGCTCTACACCCGAATGCAACACATAGAGCAGTCAATATCGCACTCTTTCCACCTTGCCAACACACACACCAACCAAATTAGCTTTCGAGAAACATCACAGAGCGTGAATTTCAAAACCCCAACTCTCAATAAGGCATGCGTATTTCAATTCAATCGATTAGAGAGCTAAAGATGTAAACTTTAGTGACGGAAGAGACACTTACTTCCGTTTTGGCCGGTGATGAAATTGACCCACTCGCCAAACTCGATCTGGAGATTACTATGGCACATGAAATTCTCGAGCTTAATCCTTAGGATCGTACCCGACCCGGAACGCTGTTTGATGAAGGAAGCGCTGGGTCGAGCCCCAGATTTCGCCATGGCTTTGTCGCGTTTCTAGGGTTTTTCGCTCCGGCTGAGACTAATTAGAAAAGAGAGGAAGGCTAATCGCCGGGTGCTTTAGGGCGGGAAAGAGACGAGACGAGGCGAGGCTATTATACGTCGCGTGTATGCTAACCATGCCCGTCTTCACCGTCCGATCTTCTATAGATAGCCATTATGGGCCTtacaatttactttttttttttttttttttttccccaaccCATCTAAAAACTAGATCAAGTGAAGAGTAGACGAGCCGGTTCTCCTAAGAGCACCTCCATCTATCTGGGTCTGATCTATATGGGTAAACATGTAGCCTCTGTTCCTTGCATTCTTTGCTAGCGCATCTGCCCGACCATTACGGCTCCGAGAAATATGAGACAAACTCACATTCTCGAGGCCCTCCTGTATCCTCTGAAAAACCTCGATCTCTGTTGCGAAGGCTGGCCATTCCGCCGGGTTTGTTATCATCTCCACTAGATCCGAGCAGTCCGTCTCGAACCGTACCGAGGTTATCCTCATGTCTCTCATACAAGCGGCTGCCCAAAGAAGACCATCCATCTCCGCATGCAGGGCAGAGAGGCTCCTCTGGCACGCACGTAATCCGAAGAGTTCTATGTCCATttgatccttaagactccatCCTAATCCACTAACACTGCCATTATTAATCCATGATGCATCAATTTGGCAGGTAGGGATTTGGGCCATCCCAAGGGGCACTGCCTCAGTCTCAGTAGGGGGAGAGTCTTCCTGCTCTTCATTTGTTTCCTCCTTTTCGTTTGCTTTCCTCCAAACTTCTGCCTCCAGGGATGCATGTTGAAGGATATCAATTGGGGATACTTCTTTCCCATTGAATAGTTTATCATTTCttgccttccaaatgtaccaacaGATCCATGGGAAGGTATCGAATTGTGGTCTCAGGGGAGCCACCTCTTTTCTCTTCCAAAATAGGAAGttcatattttgatatatggAAGTACTCGGGAAGTAACCcggaagggacggatagtccgATAAAGCCCACACCTGAAGGGCTGGGGGACattcaaaaagaagatgatttATCGACTCCACTGGGCCAGCACATCTAGGACAACTCCTATCGGTGCCCATGTGTCTATACGTGAGTCTCTCTGCCGTGGCCACAGAACCCGAAATAGCTTGCCACAGAAAATGCTTCATCTTGCTCGGGCCCTTAACCTTCCACACCTGGCCCTGTAGACATGTAATGCTTGGTCCGATGGCCCCTCCATGTAACAGACTCAACTTAGTCGATCGGAATAAGTCATATCCTGTTTTAACAGAATAAACACCTGATTTTGTATGATTCCAAACATATCCATCTGGGGCAAGAGAGCCAGAGGGTTTCAGTCCCAGGATCAAGGGGATATCATCTGGATGAAAAAACTCTCGGAGGAGTTGTGTATCCCACTCCTTGGTATCAGTCCTAATAAAGGACTGAACAAGGAGTTGGGGTAGTATGTATACAATGTGACCAGCAGGTCTAGGGGGTCGAGCCACTTCATCTGGAACCCAAGGTTCACTCCAAACTCTCGTATCTCGATCCGTACCAATTGTTTTCCGTAAACCCGAAATAAGTAACGGTTTTGCTGCCATAATACTACGCCATCCATATGATGGTGAGTATGTACGCCGATCTTCTAGTGGTGTAGTGTGATTATAGTATCTTCCTTTTAGAACACGTGCGAGTAATGAGTTTGGGTAATGGATCAGTCTCCACAATTGTTTTGCAAGAAGCGCTATATTGAAATCATGAAGATCTCGAAAACCTAGTCCCCCCAAATCTTTGGGGGTACAGATCTCGTCCCATGCTATCCAATGCAAACCTCTGCTATCTTGTTTTGAGCTCCACCAAAAGTTAGACGTCGTGCTTTTTAATTTATCGGTTATACCTTGTGGAAGCAAGTAACACGACATGATATATGTCGGATCTGCTTGCGCCACCGCTTTTATTTGTACTTCTTTTCCTCCTTTAGAAAGAAGTCTTGATGACCAATTGTTGACTCGTCCATTGAACCGATCTTGTACATAGGAGAAAACTTTCATCTTCCAGCCACCAATTTGTTCTGGTAATCCAAGGTACATTCCCATGCCTCCTTCTGAGTAGAACCCCAAAACAGTTTTAATATCTTGCTTCCGAGACTGTTCCACTCGATTTCCAAAAAAAGTCGATGACTTCGATGCATTTAGTCTTTGTCCAGATGCATTCCCATATGTATCTAGGATGTCTATGATCTCCTTGCATTGGCTTAATTCCGCCTTACAGAAAAAAAAGACTATCATCGGcaaagagaagatgagagaTCCTTGGGCTTGCCCTAGCTACACGTAGACCCGTAATCTTCTTCTCTGCTTCTGCTCCTTTCAGCAGTGAGATCAATGCCTCCGTACACAGAATAAACAGAAAAGGAGAGAGGGGGTCGCCTTGTCTTAACCCTCTCTTAGGTAGGATACGCCCTCTCGGTTGTCCATTGACTAAGACTTGATATGTGACCGACGTGACACAACACATAATGAGGTCAACCAGTCTTTCATCAAAGCCCATCTTTATCATCAGAGCTGCTAAAAAGCTCCATTCCACTCTATCATAGGCTTTGCTCATATCTGTTTTGATAGCCATGAAGTCTTCTCTACATCGTTGGTTCGTCCGTAGGGCGTGAAAGTTCTCTTGTGCTATTAGGATATTGTCAGTAATCAATCGTTTTGCCACAAAGGCCGATTGTGTTTCCGAGATCAAATGCGGGATaactctcttaagtctcttgcATAGGAGTTTAGATATAATCTTGTAACTGACATTACAAAGACTAATAGGTCTAAACTCAGTCATTTCCCGgggtttcttcttttttgggaTGAGACAGATATTCGTCTGGTTCAAAAGTGGGTCAAAACTACCCGTCGCAAAGAAATCACGGACAAGTCTAATAATGTCTTGCCGCATCTCCCGCCAGAATTTTTGAAATAACTTGCTAGTCATACCATCAGGACCGGGTGCTTTGTCCGGGTTAATATCGAAAAGAGCTTTTTTAATTTCATGTTCCGACGGTTCCTCTAAGAGTAACCTATTGTCGGTATTGGACACCTTTTCTTGGATAAAGCGGAGTGAGACGTCTAGCTCTGTCGGCGAGGAGGTAGAGAAGAGATCTCGAAAGTATTGAATAGCTACGTTCTCCACCTCGATTTCACTCTCCACCAACTTCCCATGTTTGTCTTTGATACTGATTATCCGATTATGTGCTCTCCGTTACTTTGTAATGGCATGATgaaattttgtgtttctatCCCCATACTTATGCCATTGGTCTCTGCTTTTTTGTTcccaaaaagtattttcttctttaaacgCCAAAATCAGTTGTTTCCTCAAATCTTCCAATTCTTCTGTTGTAGTGAATTCATCATCCTGTGCGAAATCTATCTTTTCTTTGAGCTCTTTTATCAATATAGCAGAATTTGTAGGATTTCGCTTCTTCCATGAGCTAATTTTATTTCGACATGAGGTAACTTTTTGGTGAAAATTCCTCATTGGAATTTCATCAAATCGTCCCCACCCCGAAATTACTGCTTCCTTGAAGCTCGGCTTTCCAATCCATCTCTTGTCAAATCTGAAATTCTTTCGTGACCTCCTAACCCTAGACTGAATCCGTGCCAGGACCGGTCTATGATCTGATCCCCATAATTGTAAAAATTCCACAACTGATTGGTTGAATAAGGCATGCCATTCTTCATTTGCCACAGCTCTGTCTAGTTTGCATTTAACTTTCCCAGATCGTCTTTTTCCCACCCACGAGAATGAATTTCCTTTGTATGGGAATTCCATcattccaaaattttctaacaTGATTCGGAAGGGGAGAAAAGAACTTTCTAAACGACGTCTTCCTCCCCTCTTTTCATGATTACCGGTGATCTCATTGAAGTCTCCAATCATAAACCAAGCTTTACTGCGTGTAGTACTCATGCGTGACAATCGTTCCCAAACTTGGTCCCGATGTCTGACAACAGGGTCTCCGTACACGAAAGTCATAAAGATATCGTGTCCTTCAAATCTAGTTTCAATATCAATCATATGATGATCCGCATACAAAATAGTAACAGATGGATCATCCATATAAAAAAGTGCTAAACCTCCGCTCCGACCAACCGGTTCAACAGTAAAAACATGAtcataaccaaaagaaactTGCACATCTTGCAAGACATTCCGATTGTTTTTAGTCTccgaaagaaataaaaattgagGTAGAAAACAATGATAGAGTTCGTGGAGGTGCTCCTTGGTAAGGTCAGCACCCGCACCCTGACAATTCCACGCTATTGTGTTCATTTGGGGATCTTGGGTGGCTTGCTTCCCACCTTTgcagtttttttctttgtctttgcAGAAACATCTTCACTGCCTCCACCAGCAGTTTTATCAATTTGGCCCATAGAGGAGTTAGAGCCCAGCGCTGGCCCATCCTTGGTTTTAGGTGAGGCCAGACCCTTTAGCATGTTCCTCTTTGTCAATGAAAGTCCAGCAGCGTTAGGGTTCGGTgatcctttcttcttcttgaacgGTGATTGCGATGAAAGGGCTGGTGGTTGCTGAAGATCGTTGCTGGAGCCAGGCCCTGTCGCGTTTCCCACAGGCCAGTTCTGCGTCTCATCAGCCTTCTTCTCCCCATCATACTCATTGGTGATCGACCCCGGCTTAGTCTTTGGGGGCATCAGCTGCTCAACCTCTTCTTCCTTGTGGTTCTCATCGTATAGCAAGTCATCCTCATCCATCAGGTCATCATCATCGAAATTTTCACCATCGATCATCCAATCTTCATCTTCTAGAATTTTCTCCGCATTTGGATCATCAACTTCATTAAGTTCTGGATCACCCGTGGAAAGCTTATCTTTATCATCTGTAGCTTTTTTGCTtacctcttcttcctcttccaatGTCATCTCATACCAGCTCTTTTTCTTCCCTTCCTCACTGTTAACAGGTGGTGATCTTGGGTGGGCTTTGGGTGGTGATTGATTCGTCTCAGCGGCGAACTTCAAGCTCTTTTTTGCTGAGCTTACGGATTCGGAGGAATCTCCCAAATCTCCAACTTTTCCTTTCAACTTCAAGTCTCCTGAAGATTTCTGAAGGGCTAGTCTGAAAGGACGTTCCCTGATATGATCCGGGGAGGAGTTGAGTTGTTTGGCCAGTTGGGGCTGTGTCAGCGATGTTTTAAGAGGGACATCAGCTGTTTTCTCTCCCTTTGAGCTAGAGGAAGGCCGCACAAGTTGTTTATCACCGGGTTCTTCAGGAGCTCTCTCTCCCTTAGCGCTTTGTGATGAAGGTATGCGCTTCCTCTCTTCCCTCCTGGCTTCTTCACGATGCTTGCTTGCTGCAAATGAATCATCATACCTTCTCTTGTTGTATGCTTCTTTACTAGGTGGTGGGATATCCCTGTCGCGAGGGGCATATCGATTGTTCTCACGGTGGTCATCTCTAGGAGCATACCGGGAGTCCATGCGTTTCCATACGCTATCCCGGTTATCTCTTTGAGTTCCTTCCCCGGAGCGTCTCTCGAGATAGCTTGGAGCCTTTGGGCCAGCTGCACTGAATCGCTTTGCGAGGTCGCCCTTTCTATTCATATCAAGTCTGGATTGTTGGCCTTGGTCTCTGTTAGCCTCTCTGTTAGCTTCCTTTGTAAGTCGATGGGGGCCTTACAATTTACTTAACATCGGCCCATTAGCCATATTTGTAtactttgttttctttcttttagaaCGAAAACGCTGTCGTTTTTGACGCTTCTACACATgtagatcatttttttttaacgacaaccgacaatactataTGTGCCTTATAAggatctacgcctaactgcatcacctgagccgtcctacAAAGATCACGCTTGACTGAGTTTACTTGCACCATACCCTTGTAAGTCTTTCCTCCGTAGtatgcataattgtttaataaatcgcgCTTTCTCTGAGAATTGAAGTCTGAACCTGCCGGTGTAAAAACATTAATGAACCCTTAGTCAAACCATTGGACTAGGGAGCTTCTACACATGTACATCGTTTatgatttagttttaaaaaacatagCATAGCATTATTATTCCTTTTTTGGGACAAAAGCATAGCATTATTATTCATAGCTCAAAACTAACACACATCATAGAGAGAATCAAAATATAAGATTCATGAGAATCAAATCacgtatatatatgtatacgaATTTTATGTAAACAAAGATGTGAACTGGTCTTTGAGATTTTCACCTGGATGACCAAATCCGTCACCCTCCTTGTAGAACAAATAGATCACACGTGCAAGATTAAAGACCCGCACAAGGATTTGGCGTGGTACAGTGGATGAAGCTTTAAAGAACTCTTCCATCATTATCTCATGGTGATCCTTTATCATCTTCTTTAATTCTGTAACCGCTTCTTCTTGAGTAACACCATGTTGTTTCATGTAACAGTTGACTCCATTTGCCACTTCCCCTCTCTTCAGCTCTTCCTCGAAAGTGGCTATGTCGTTCGTCAGACGAAGCACAACATTAAAAGCATGGATGAATTTGGGTTTGGATGCGACCCACTCGTACATTATCTTCTCATCGCAGTCTTCCATACCTAGAAAGATGTAGAGTGTCATGTCATCCATTGCGGCTGTGACGACCCCAACCTCCATGTACTCCTCAAAGCTTGGTACATGACCTGTTCGTGCCCATTTTGCTATCTTTATGTACCCTTCCTTCGTCAAGCTCTTTATCTATGTTTGTCGATATAAACATACATTATTAATCCTATGCATCATACTGTCTTTGTCTAATGATAATTAACATTTACGCACCTCATTAATAGTTGGTTGTACACCGCCATGTCTTCCTAGCGAACTCATTTCTCGTTCAATATCTTGAATAATTTCCCACAAATTTCGGAAGATGATTTGCATATAGCTTGGTAGATCTTCAATGGCTCCAATATCCCACCTAGCCATTAAGTTTATCAGACCAAAAGACTAGAGTTCAGGTTAAAATTacaatatgaaaaaaatgttgCATGTACCTTTGCAAAGCATCAGTGAAACTTGTGACTTCAGGAAGAGTACCATATGCATCATATGTGTCATCAACAACCGTCATGATCATGGAAATTTTAGTGCATATAACCCTCGCTAGGGAATATCGTGGCTCTAAATATATACCCACTATGCCCAAACCGTACTCCGCAATTCTATCCCGGAAGGTATACGGCAGCTTGGATGCAAGATCTATCTCCTTCCACCATCTGCAATCACATATGAAATTATCAAGACGGACACAACAAGATTGAGGGTCCATATGTAAGGTTTTACGGTTACCAACTCAAAGCTAGTTGATAATAAATTGAACTGGTCTATATTGTGTGTCTATTATAATAGCTCTGGTCTCATCACACTTTTGATGTGAGATTCCtactaatataatatatgattttagaaTTAGCTAAAGGAGATTACTTAGTGAGAGATTTGAGCTCTTTGATGTAATGCAGCTGGCAATAGCTGAAGTTGAGTTTCGCAAACTTGAGCAGCTTCTCATCGtgatattcttcttctttgtaaaAAGAGATGTATTCTCTTGCAACTGCTATCTCTATGCAACGATATCTAGGTATGTATAATACATGTTGTATGAGCTTTGAGAGATGTGGATGAGTAGTAGTCACTGCTAAGTGAGTCCTAGTGAAACTCCGTGCTTCCTCCATTATGATGCTTGGTACAACTGCAACATCCCTCTAACATCTCCAACTACACTTTCCTTGAACTTTCCATCATGTTCCCATTTGAATCTTTCAAACACAACTATAATGAAATCGACAtgagtgatatatatatatatatagtcaaaatAAGAATAAACATATATGCTAATCAAAGAAACTAATATAAGGGATAAGATATTACCACAAGGCATTTTGTGTCCATACAATCTGAAAACCTCAAACATAATAGAGATTGTTTCAAGATCATCTTCAGTGTCGGTTAATATCTCCAGCTCCCCAAAAGCCTTGTTTAGAATCTCTTCAATTTCATTTTCGAAATAATGGGAAATCGCTAGACTGATAAGCAAGTGAATGAGACGAATCTTATCCTTGGTACAGGTGTGAAAAGACATAAGCATATCTCTCACACACGGCTTCATAACTGATTCAATCTCATGCTCAATTGCATCGATTTCCTATAAAAATATGACGTAAGAAAGACATGTTAGATGTAGTTACGATATGATATAATAATGGATTTAAAAGATATAACGCGCtaccttaaaaaaaattaaaaaatgagcCAATGGGATATATTAACTGTCTTAACTACAACTAACAATACATAGTCATGAACTTCCgagagtttcaaaaaaaaaaaagtcatgaaCTTCTGTCTGAAGACACATCGGGAAGCTATATACTTACATAATCATTGACAGGAACAGAGAAGTGGTGATCTCCTAAGAAAGTGGGGGTAAACTGAGCCAAGGGACGAGTACTCTCAAGATCGTTACTAGTAGCCATTACAAAGAATGAATCTTGTTTTGTGGGTTTTCGAGGAAGAGTTTGGTTTTGAAGCAAAGGGCGAGGTAAAAGAGAAAGCTTGGTCTTTTGATAGAGAGTGACTTTGTGAGTGCGAGGGATAATTTTAGGACCAAAACTCATCGACATACTTGAAGTTTGCATTTTTAAACGCTGTCAATAAAAAAGATAGTCACGAGAGAGTTTTTACTCTGCTTTATGTTTTGATGATGGATTGGAGGGTTCACTTTGCTCTCACATCTCCAGCTTGCTTTAAATAGATACAAGATCTAGTGGAGACTGGACAGCCTAGACAATATTTTAACAGTGAAACTAAACTAAACTACTATGTCTAGTGGAAGTTTATAAATCTCTCCTTTTCTTTTATAACGAAATTAAATTTTACTCTAAAtcttatttcattttcaagTTAAAAATGAAGTATTGTGTAAAAGATAAATGCATTACtctatgaataattttatttcactataaatagaaaataga encodes:
- the LOC125607081 gene encoding nucleolin-like, translating into MNRKGDLAKRFSAAGPKAPSYLERRSGEGTQRDNRDSVWKRMDSRYAPRDDHRENNRYAPRDRDIPPPSKEAYNKRRYDDSFAASKHREEARREERKRIPSSQSAKGERAPEEPGDKQLVRPSSSSKGEKTADVPLKTSLTQPQLAKQLNSSPDHIRERPFRLALQKSSGDLKLKGKVGDLGDSSESVSSAKKSLKFAAETNQSPPKAHPRSPPVNSEEGKKKSWYEMTLEEEEEVSKKATDDKDKLSTGDPELNEVDDPNAEKILEDEDWMIDGENFDDDDLMDEDDLLYDENHKEEEVEQLMPPKTKPGSITNEYDGEKKADETQNWPVGNATGPGSSNDLQQPPALSSQSPFKKKKGSPNPNAAGLSLTKRNMLKGLASPKTKDGPALGSNSSMGQIDKTAGGGSEDVSAKTKKKTAKVGSKPPKIPK